The Dokdonella koreensis DS-123 genome has a segment encoding these proteins:
- a CDS encoding XAC0095 family protein: MNEGIDAPGVTGHYRLPEEAYVTLLQTRDQLRLLELLAMPCTLQDEQPGRGLTVAPGVLAQCFGQLARHLDGCLAQTHWLPGRR, encoded by the coding sequence ATGAACGAAGGAATCGACGCGCCTGGGGTCACGGGCCACTACCGCCTGCCGGAAGAAGCCTATGTCACCCTGCTGCAAACGCGCGACCAGTTGCGCCTGCTGGAACTGCTGGCGATGCCGTGCACCCTGCAGGACGAACAACCGGGCCGCGGGCTGACCGTGGCGCCGGGCGTGCTGGCGCAGTGCTTCGGCCAGTTGGCGCGGCACCTGGACGGCTGTCTGGCGCAGACCCACTGGCTGCCGGGGCGGCGCTGA
- a CDS encoding AAA family ATPase, which yields MRLSRARVTNYRGIIDTGWFDVEKNKTIMVGPNEAGKTAVLQALQQINPPPDVPKFDALRDYPRSKYNDITTGRVDPKTVTVVEVEFELDDADRAAIPPTMHSVRYAFSRRLDNSARHNLLDAPPLPTFGSITKDLTRLCAHIDPRAEAKTPGGPSPSAELASITNEWTATTAIEGERATALKSWLDKSLPLVDEANDTEEKRFDSLVAAAAAYVDRATALKVLDGRKPVFVLFNNYFRVRPLIQLDHLAQRLSNSVLDDDQYDYGNVCLLKLLGFTAQELSDLGRTSPPAANNPTALQTYRDQLDKRTYQLNAASVQLTNEIRSVWRPREGRAEADKLRIQADGQYLKVVVEDELGVDIELHQRSEGFQWLVSFFVVFFAEAAGKHKNAILLLDEPGLSLHGLKQREFRSTLSRLSESNQTIYTTHSPFLVGPDELNLVRVVEMLDRIVGTKVHTTVTSGDPAALLPLQEALGYDLAQSLFTQERNLVLEGLTDYWYVDATAALLRAADVVNLNEKVALVPAASAGKVVYYATILYAQNFKVAALLDSDVAGDQAAQQETLVHTLGNKCILRTKDAYSGPVAKPEIEDLLRETLVNIAKESLAIDVTVDAAAQPARPIIDLLESTGSGFSKYKLAKAYIRWARDHSASDLTATERDQFKVLIEKINKALK from the coding sequence ATGCGACTGAGTAGGGCGAGGGTCACCAATTACCGCGGCATCATCGACACTGGCTGGTTTGATGTCGAGAAGAACAAGACCATCATGGTCGGCCCCAACGAGGCAGGTAAGACGGCCGTTCTGCAAGCCCTTCAGCAAATCAACCCGCCGCCGGATGTGCCGAAGTTCGATGCGCTGCGCGACTACCCTCGCTCCAAGTACAACGATATAACGACGGGGCGGGTTGACCCTAAAACAGTTACTGTGGTGGAGGTCGAGTTTGAACTCGATGACGCAGACCGCGCGGCGATTCCCCCGACCATGCACAGTGTGCGGTACGCCTTCAGTAGGAGGTTAGACAACTCCGCGCGGCACAACCTGCTTGATGCCCCTCCGCTGCCTACCTTCGGCAGCATCACCAAAGACTTGACTCGTCTCTGTGCCCACATTGACCCGCGCGCGGAAGCTAAGACGCCGGGTGGCCCGTCGCCGAGTGCAGAACTGGCCTCGATCACCAACGAATGGACTGCGACGACAGCTATCGAAGGCGAGCGAGCAACTGCCCTGAAGTCGTGGCTAGATAAGTCTTTACCTTTGGTTGACGAAGCCAACGACACTGAGGAGAAGCGGTTCGACAGCCTTGTAGCGGCGGCAGCAGCTTACGTCGATCGAGCGACAGCTCTCAAAGTACTCGATGGTCGGAAGCCAGTCTTCGTGCTGTTCAACAACTATTTCCGTGTAAGACCATTAATTCAACTCGATCATCTTGCTCAGAGGTTGTCCAACAGTGTTCTCGACGACGATCAGTACGACTACGGCAATGTCTGTCTACTAAAGTTGCTTGGCTTTACCGCACAGGAGCTTTCTGACCTTGGAAGAACGTCACCGCCTGCAGCGAATAATCCCACTGCCCTTCAGACCTACCGCGATCAGCTCGATAAGCGCACCTATCAGCTTAATGCCGCGAGCGTACAGCTAACGAATGAGATCCGCTCGGTCTGGCGCCCGCGGGAAGGTCGCGCAGAAGCAGACAAATTACGCATTCAGGCGGATGGACAGTATCTCAAGGTGGTAGTCGAGGACGAGCTTGGCGTTGACATCGAATTACATCAGCGCTCGGAAGGATTCCAATGGCTGGTGTCATTCTTTGTGGTGTTCTTCGCTGAAGCCGCCGGTAAGCACAAGAACGCCATTCTGTTACTCGACGAGCCAGGCTTGTCTCTGCACGGACTCAAACAGCGTGAGTTCCGGTCAACCCTTAGCCGGCTATCCGAGAGCAATCAGACAATCTATACCACTCATTCCCCTTTCCTCGTTGGTCCAGATGAATTGAACTTGGTCCGGGTTGTTGAGATGCTTGATCGTATCGTTGGCACCAAGGTGCATACGACCGTCACTTCAGGGGATCCGGCAGCGCTCCTGCCGCTACAAGAGGCGCTGGGATACGATTTGGCCCAGAGTTTATTTACCCAAGAGCGCAACCTTGTGCTTGAAGGGTTGACGGACTATTGGTACGTCGATGCGACTGCGGCTCTGCTTCGCGCGGCGGACGTGGTTAACTTGAACGAGAAGGTTGCTTTGGTTCCAGCCGCAAGTGCGGGCAAGGTGGTGTATTACGCCACCATCCTCTATGCGCAAAACTTCAAGGTTGCAGCACTGCTTGACTCTGATGTTGCTGGCGATCAAGCAGCACAGCAAGAAACACTGGTTCACACACTGGGGAACAAATGCATCCTGCGAACCAAGGACGCATATTCCGGCCCCGTTGCCAAGCCAGAAATCGAGGACTTGCTGCGAGAGACGCTTGTCAACATCGCTAAGGAGTCCTTGGCAATCGATGTGACTGTCGATGCTGCGGCCCAGCCCGCTCGCCCGATCATCGATCTACTCGAGTCCACTGGTAGCGGCTTCTCGAAGTACAAGCTAGCAAAGGCGTACATCCGCTGGGCCCGCGATCACTCTGCCAGCGATCTAACGGCGACCGAACGAGACCAGTTCAAGGTGTTGATCGAAAAGATCAACAAGGCCTTGAAATAG